The sequence below is a genomic window from Rhinolophus sinicus isolate RSC01 chromosome X, ASM3656204v1, whole genome shotgun sequence.
CAGAAGTTGCTGGTGGGTGGCAGAACTGGCCTCTCAGGGTGTTAGATCCATGCATTCTCTTCTGTGCCCCACAGGCCTAATGAGGAAGAGCTGAGGATGAAGAGCATGGATGATAATACACCTGCTGTGGGTAAGCAATTGGCAGGCGGTGGGAATTTTCGCttatatttaccatttctttcttcctcttcttttcctttctatacAAATTAAGAAGCACCCTCTGCCTTAGACTGTCACTGGAAGCTTCAGAAGCATAACTGCCAATTGGCTAGAACAGATTTTCTTAACCAAACCTGGCTTGCTTGTCCGCCTGCCTCGCCCCAGCACTgcccttcttttctctccagcAGAGCGCCCTGATATCCAGGAGTCAGTGGGTCCCTTGGTGGCCCCCACCCCTCTCCGCCCATGGCCACAGATGACACTTCAGGTAAGTAGGCCCTGGCAGCCTTTGGATGGACAGCCCGATAGGAGGCTGGATGGTGGGGGCTGGCTTGCTCTAGGTCCACCCTAGATTGCAAGAACATCCCCTAAATCAGAACTCGATGGTGTAGAATGCAGTTATTCACCTGGGCTTATTGAAATGTCACTTGTTAAcctagcaaatatttattgaatgcttgctctgtgccaagcactgttatGGATGCTGGGAATATGGTAGTGGCCAAAAAATGCTGCCTTCATGGGGCTTACTGACATTTCAGTGGAGTGagacacaacaaaacaaaataatagttcAAATATATGGTATTGTAGATGATGATGAgtgctcaggaaaaaaataaagggatgggggggagagagagagcgagagcgagagcgagagcgagagagagagaaagaacggggtggggggagacacGTTTGCAACTTTAGATTTTAGAGCGGCCAGGGAAGGCCTTAGTGGTAGGCGAGATTTGAACAAAGACCTGAGGAAGGTGCGAAAGTGAGCCGCGTGGATAACTAGGGGAAGAACATCCCAGGTAAGTGCAAAGTCCCAGAGATGAGGCCGTGACTAATGTGTGTAATGAATAGCGAGGAGCAGTGAGTgagggggagcaggaggaggtgaGGTTGGAGAGGTGGTGGGGACACATTGTGTAGGGCCTCGAGGGCCATGGAGAGGActctggcttttactctgagtgacaAGGGAGCCACGGGAGTGTCGTGAACAGAGAAGGGCTACGATCTGATTTAGGATTTCACaggctccctctggctgctgtgagggAAATAGACtgcaggggtgagggcaggaaGCAGGGGGACAGTGAAGGAGGAGGCCACTGCAGCGGGCCAGGCAAGTGACGCAAGTGCTGGCAGGGAGGTGGAGAGATTCTGGAGATGTTGTTAatgtgtaatgtgtgtgtgtgtgtgtgtgtgtgtgtgtgtgtgtgtgtgtgtgtgacttttatTACAAAGATTTTCAAGTATAGATAAAGAGACTAATGTAATGAACTCATATATactcatcacccagcttcaacaaatTTCAACACATGTCTATTCCTACGTTTTTACACTCCACCCATTTCCTCCCGTTCCCTATggaattattttggaaaaaaccCAGACATTATTCCATCCATAAATACTTCTGTTTGTATCAGAAAATTaagaactattaaaaaacaacaacctgccATCATCACACTTCAGATAATTAGCAATAATTCCTTAGTGTCATCAAATATTTGGTCAGTGTTGTAATTTTCTTACCTCATAAGTGTTTTAGGATCCAAACAAGGTCAAGACATTACATTTGGTTGATGGGTCTTTTGGGAGTTTTAAATCTCCCCCACTTTTCTTGTAATTTGTTCAAGAAACCTTGTTTGTCTTATAGagtttcccacagtctggatTTGGCTGATTGCATCCATGTGGAAACATATTTCTTactctatttttattaatttattaattctattaaGTCAATccattattacatttaattaatttagtaaactattaatttaatgaaaataatttattagataTAATCtgttattaattaaaatagaattgaTTCTGTTTAATTCTCTTATTCCCACTTCATTTATTAGCTAgaatttttctctaaagaaaaactTTCTCACATCAGCTGTCTGGCTACCTTGACAGTATATACCTTGAAGGTATATAGTTTGTATAAGAAAAGCTGcataaatacttaatttttcccCTTTGATTTTCTAGTCTTTAGAAGAAATGAACTTCTCCATAGGTGACCAAataaaggatttttgtttttggtatatcaTTATTAACTCatgaattttaaacatatttgataaatGTCAACCCATAGCCCTTATTTATTCTGATGCTTAAATTGAACTGTCTCTGGCCAGTGGAAGCTTATTTAGATTGGCTTCAGAATCCTTTTGACACATACCCATCGTTCTTTGAGCGCTTTCTCACAGGCTGGTATGGCAGTATGTCCTAGACTCATCTTGTATTTTACCTGCCCCCAACCTAGAAACAGCCATTTATttaaggagccctggttccttttaggggagaatggtatttagatcTGGGTGTTAGGTGTGCTTGTTGCTACGAGATCGGTCATTGTTTCTAGGCCTCGTCAAAAGATAGAGctaggaaatacattttttaaaaagagaaaatacgtAAATTCATGAAGATATTCTAGATATGTTTTAGAGGTCAACCAACAGTATTTACTGACAGTCATTCACTGAGTATTGGTGCCCGCTGAATTCCTCAGCTTTATGATTTGCGGGAAGCCCCCTTTGACTTcatctaattttgttattttaatcttcattacATAATCTTTGGAATTTAGAGAATTATAGAGGGTTCTTTAAGGCGTTTTTATCTGGAAACACCTGTGGGGCTGGGTGTGGGCTGTTATCAGTTCTCACTGTCTCTGCTTGTCCTATCCCCTCCTCTACttcatttccttccccttttttcctctcccaccccccccaaTGGCTCCAGGTGTCTGAAGTTACAGTGACTGGCAACCCCCCAGAGGAAGGTGACATCCCCAGAAGCAGGCTGCCTGTGGCTTTCACAGAGGTCCATCAGGCACCGGCCATCAGGATTCCCCCGTCCTCCTCTCTCTATGGCCTGGGTGGCTCCCCCAGGGACCAGGCCTCAGGGCCTGATGCAAGTGAGGGGGCAGCTGGGCCTCTCCTGGAACCTAGCCAGCAACGGGTGGAGGCCACGTGGGAAGTATCAAGTGAAAACGGAGGGGGCCGAAAGGACTCCATGGTGGGGGCTATTATGGATGAGCCCCCCGGGGGTCTGGAGATTGTGAGTGGGTTGGAAGAGCTGCTCGGCGAGGACACCATTGACCAGGAGCTGGAGCAGCTCTACCTGTCCCACCTGAGTCGCCTGCGGGCTGCTGTGGCCGCAGGTGGGGTAGGAAGTGGTGGGGAGGGCTCCACAGATGGAGGGGTGTCCCCCAGCCATCCTCTGGGCATACTTACGGACCGCGACCTGATCTTGAAGTGGCCTGGCCCTGAGCGGGCCCTGAACAGTGCCCTGGCTGAGGAGATCACACTGCACTATGCCCGGCTGGGGCGTGGTGTGGAGCTCATCAAGGACACGGAGGACCCTGATGAGGAGGGTGAGGGTGAAGAGGGACTCTCTGTGATACCCTCCAGTCCAGAAGGGGGCACCCCCAAGGAATCACCTCCAGAAATCCTCTCCGGGGCTCATTCTGTGGTAGCTACTATGGGAGATGTATGGCTCCCGTGGGCAGAGGGCTCAGGATGTGACAGCCCTGTGGTTCTGGGTACAGAGGGTCAGTTCACTGGGGCTCCAGAGAAGGGGATGGGCAAGGACACTGACTCTTTGCATGTTAATAGGGTGATACCTGGGGTGACTGGGTCCCTGGGAGGTACAGAAGCCCCGAAGGAGTTTACCACTGAGTGGGCAGACAGCTGGGTTCCTATATCTGGCAAAGAACCAGCTGCTCCAGTCCTGCAGGGGCAAAATCTCACCCTCCTGGGTACCTTGGGGGCTGAAGTCTGCTCTTCCAGCCTGGCCAGGTCCCATGTGAGCTCCCAGGATGAAGAGGGTTCAAGCCTAAGCCTCGAGTCCCCAAAGAGGTCTCCCATCCTAGCAGCCCCTGCagaatgtatgtgtgttttgCCTCCCCAGCTCTGGGGGCCCTTGACCCAGACTCTGGGAGTCTTGGCTGGCCTGGTGGTGGTCCCCGTGGCTCTGAACAGTGGTATGTCCCTCCTGGTACTTGTACTGTGCCTCTCTCTGGCTTGGTTATCGTAGGAGCTACTTGTGGGACCAGCAATAACAGGCGTCTCCCTCTCTGGGATCTGGGGAGGGGCAGCACCATCCCCAGAGGAGAGGATTCAGATGGGACAAGGGGCCTGTATAGTGAGGGGTCCTTTGCTTTGGAAAATGCTTGACTGGAGAGAGACCTCCCCACCCTGAGCTCTCGAGTCCGCACAGGGCTCCTGTGGTGATACCAGTGGAGATGAACAGGGGACTGGTGGATGGTGGgaatgagaactttaaaaatggaactgGGCATGTTCTACCTTCCCCCATACCCGTCCCCCGagcctgtatttatttttatataattctc
It includes:
- the PPP1R3F gene encoding protein phosphatase 1 regulatory subunit 3F isoform X2, whose amino-acid sequence is MARTAPVEPPLRPPAPPSPAVGEPRTSVEAAVAPRRVLFADEALGLPLAQLRRYRPWGGPGAGKMAEAAGQDGEGGGADEDDDGEDGDEGEEEEEACPEPSSLCPVPAGGGFYLVPTFSLPPAPGRLERLGRVMVELEALLPPPGAVPGGAGVWVPGGRPPVLRGLVRVLNRSFEKAVHVRASHDGWASFFDHPARYVPRSPPGAGAGGPGAGDPILDPGLGLGSGQASASSPDDCGRTDRFAFQLPFAEGAGDGARLDFVVRYETPEGTFWANNHGRNYTVLLRIAPAPTPTDAEGLLQQQQLEPQPECQGPVEAEARQLKSCMKPVRRRPNEEELRMKSMDDNTPAVERPDIQESVGPLVAPTPLRPWPQMTLQVSEVTVTGNPPEEGDIPRSRLPVAFTEVHQAPAIRIPPSSSLYGLGGSPRDQASGPDASEGAAGPLLEPSQQRVEATWEVSSENGGGRKDSMVGAIMDEPPGGLEIVSGLEELLGEDTIDQELEQLYLSHLSRLRAAVAAGGVGSGGEGSTDGGVSPSHPLGILTDRDLILKWPGPERALNSALAEEITLHYARLGRGVELIKDTEDPDEEGEGEEGLSVIPSSPEGGTPKESPPEILSGAHSVVATMGDVWLPWAEGSGCDSPVVLGTEGQFTGAPEKGMGKDTDSLHVNRVIPGVTGSLGGTEAPKEFTTEWADSWVPISGKEPAAPVLQGQNLTLLGTLGAEVCSSSLARSHVSSQDEEGSSLSLESPKRSPILAAPAECMCVLPPQLWGPLTQTLGVLAGLVVVPVALNSGMSLLVLVLCLSLAWLS
- the PPP1R3F gene encoding protein phosphatase 1 regulatory subunit 3F isoform X1; this encodes MARTAPVEPPLRPPAPPSPAVGEPRTSVEAAVAPRRVLFADEALGLPLAQLRRYRPWGGPGAGKMAEAAGQDGEGGGADEDDDGEDGDEGEEEEEACPEPSSLCPVPAGGGFYLVPTFSLPPAPGRLERLGRVMVELEALLPPPGAVPGGAGVWVPGGRPPVLRGLVRVLNRSFEKAVHVRASHDGWASFFDHPARYVPRSPPGAGAGGPGAGDPILDPGLGLGSGQASASSPDDCGRTDRFAFQLPFAEGAGDGARLDFVVRYETPEGTFWANNHGRNYTVLLRIAPAPTPTDAEGLLQQQQLEPQPECQGPVEAEARQLKSCMKPVRRRPNEEELRMKSMDDNTPAVAERPDIQESVGPLVAPTPLRPWPQMTLQVSEVTVTGNPPEEGDIPRSRLPVAFTEVHQAPAIRIPPSSSLYGLGGSPRDQASGPDASEGAAGPLLEPSQQRVEATWEVSSENGGGRKDSMVGAIMDEPPGGLEIVSGLEELLGEDTIDQELEQLYLSHLSRLRAAVAAGGVGSGGEGSTDGGVSPSHPLGILTDRDLILKWPGPERALNSALAEEITLHYARLGRGVELIKDTEDPDEEGEGEEGLSVIPSSPEGGTPKESPPEILSGAHSVVATMGDVWLPWAEGSGCDSPVVLGTEGQFTGAPEKGMGKDTDSLHVNRVIPGVTGSLGGTEAPKEFTTEWADSWVPISGKEPAAPVLQGQNLTLLGTLGAEVCSSSLARSHVSSQDEEGSSLSLESPKRSPILAAPAECMCVLPPQLWGPLTQTLGVLAGLVVVPVALNSGMSLLVLVLCLSLAWLS
- the PPP1R3F gene encoding protein phosphatase 1 regulatory subunit 3F isoform X3; translated protein: MKSMDDNTPAVERPDIQESVGPLVAPTPLRPWPQMTLQVSEVTVTGNPPEEGDIPRSRLPVAFTEVHQAPAIRIPPSSSLYGLGGSPRDQASGPDASEGAAGPLLEPSQQRVEATWEVSSENGGGRKDSMVGAIMDEPPGGLEIVSGLEELLGEDTIDQELEQLYLSHLSRLRAAVAAGGVGSGGEGSTDGGVSPSHPLGILTDRDLILKWPGPERALNSALAEEITLHYARLGRGVELIKDTEDPDEEGEGEEGLSVIPSSPEGGTPKESPPEILSGAHSVVATMGDVWLPWAEGSGCDSPVVLGTEGQFTGAPEKGMGKDTDSLHVNRVIPGVTGSLGGTEAPKEFTTEWADSWVPISGKEPAAPVLQGQNLTLLGTLGAEVCSSSLARSHVSSQDEEGSSLSLESPKRSPILAAPAECMCVLPPQLWGPLTQTLGVLAGLVVVPVALNSGMSLLVLVLCLSLAWLS